The sequence below is a genomic window from Lolium perenne isolate Kyuss_39 chromosome 4, Kyuss_2.0, whole genome shotgun sequence.
ctgagctttgtggagatgattcttccattaacttgttttctgagagtcaaagtgcaatataccttactaaagatcaaatgttccatgagaggacaaagcacattgacatcaagtaccattatattcgcgacattgttgctcaaggtaaactgaaggtatgcaagataagtactcatgataatcctgctgatatgatgacaaagccagttcctgtttccaagtttgagctttgctcgagcttggttggtataactgtttagcccaagtggctgttGGCGTCAGCAAGTgttttttcctttgttgttcaggagattgttgaagttcatgctacaagatggaatttgtctcaaggtggagtttgttgtattgtgatccaaattcatatactaaagggaggctaacttctgacgagcaaaGCGAGGCCCATACGTCGTGCCCTGCAGGGACGCCTGCGAAGGGGGGTGCGGGGGCGGCAGCCCCTCGCGGTACGGTGCGGATcattggcaccgcctatatatacatcttgtaagccgccggctagggtttatcagattataaaataacccacggcgtttgtaaacatctcccgatatagtgaagttttgctggctggcgcccgtggttttttccccttctgtgttggaaggggttttccacgttaaattttgtgtcccctgcgtgtgttcttgtttcgttcttcgttatttgcttgtcgcttttataacaaggAGCAGCGCCATGAGGCTCACCATGCGGGACCAGGGGAGGTAGCACGCCCAACACTTGCATCACCTCAGCATAATGCGTGCCGCCACCCAAGTCCAccagctcctcctcctcatcagacGACAGAGCATCAGGGATGGGGCCGAAATCCGGCCCGATGTACTGAATCAATGATACTTATTATGGATTGGGGGGTGAATGACATAGAAAAAAAACTGCAATTCTAGTTCTCTTAATCTTTTCTTCGCAAAATGATTGACTGAAGTCATGCAAAATATTCAATGTATCATTGATACAGAAAAACAGATGACTGGTGCAAACTCCTTAAGCAATAAACTAAAAAGCAGACGCATATCCAAATGTGCAAATGCTGATTCTGATACATGGTCGTATGCTGGATTCATGTGAGATTGCAGTCAGATATATAGTTATCTGCAGCAGTGCAGGGACTTGTCCTGCTGAATGTTGTCGTACAGAGGGAAAAACGTCAGTTATCTTCTATTGCAGATGTCAGCCCAGCAGCATCCTGCCCAAAGTTTCAATCGATCCATGCTTATCTGTTCACTAACAATGACTTCTAATTTTCCCACTATTTCAGAGTACAGAAGCGACCTCTCTAATAGCCGTACTGTGAAAGCGTTAGACTTGTAAAGCATTAGCCATTTTACTTGGCGTCACCCTCACTGCCAAGCAGGGGCTAAAAGGTCGATGCTCTTTTGGCTACTGCAAAGGGCAACGCTTACAACTTATTCTTATTTTTCTTTCAAAAATTAATAGGATTCGTGCCAACCCAGTCTTATCCCGCTGATAAGTGCACGAGGTGATCCTATAATCCGACCTGCTTTGAATAGATTAATCTACCGACCAGAGAAAGTCTCAGATGGAGTTCTGTAGAGAGAGTAGCGCGTATGGCAGCATGACAGCCGCAACACCCTTGACTAAGAGGGGACATTTTTTGGGCTTCTCCGATAGCTTCTCTCAAAAGCTATCTTCGCTCAGCTTTTCCAAGACGCCTGTCATCCAAATTTGTTTAAATTATAAAATTTGTTTAAAAAGCTTCTAAATTAGTATTGGAAAGACTAATTTATCTGAACTTCTAAATTAAATTAGTACTGAAAAACTAATTAGAACTTTAAAGAAGTTTGAGAGACAGGTTTCTGGAAGAAGCTGAGAGAGGATAGATTCTCAAAGAAGCCCTTCTAGAAGCTGAAAAGAAATAGACCTGAACGTCGGATTAGTGTATCAGCCCATAACACGCGGAACAATCTGCTAAGAAAGCGCGGCATATCATAGGAACAATGGTATATATAGTAGCTAAACACGGCTACCACAAACGGCGACAATGTTCGACAAGATGTGAGCACACAATCTGCTAAAGTGTCACTATAAACAGTAAATTACAATGAGCAGTATGTGCCATTATTCGTGGGTTCTGCAGCAAAATGTGTGGAGACGAACTTGGTTGCATAACTAATGGATGCGACGGGAGCTTGACATTAGAGGAGTAGGACGAACACTCAGCTGAGGGGCTGAGCTATCCCCCGATGGATCCTAACTGCCGGCAGCAACTTGGCAGTTGGCACCAAGAATTTGTGGGAAAAAACGTCACTGCATGTAGCACTCGTGCAGCCTGTCCTTCTCCCTCCACATCTCTCTCTCGGCAGGCCACATTAGAATAGTGCCACCACACTCAATAAGCGTGTGTTTGGTTGATGGCTTGGTAGGGATGGGATGGGATCATCCACACTTCGAGGATAGGAATCTTGGATGGTCCAGTTTTCAGCTTTTGTTTGGTTCGGAAGAACAAGGACGCGGTTTGGACGAGCTGCAATCAGCTTAGATGGTTAACAACAAGCCTAACAACACCGTAGAGACGCAGGAAAGGTGAGGGCAAGAACAAGCATATGGAGCGGCGGCTTCTCGTGGCGGCTTGGCCACCGCCGGCTCCCTGTTCTCGGCCGACCGCGACTCCCGCAAAATCGGCCGGCTGCCGTAGACGTTGAGGCAGGCTGGCGAGCTTGAGGCCTGCGGCTTCCGGTGGCGGCTCTCCTATTCCCGGCCGCCGTCGGCTCCCTGGTTTCGGCCCGCCGCGGCTCCCATAAAATCAGCCGGCGGGCACGGAGTTGAGGCGGGCGAGCGAGCTTGAGGCCTGCGGCTTCCCGTGGCGGCTCTCCTATTCCCGGCCGCCGTCGGCTCCCTGGTCTCGGCCCGCCGCGGCTCCCATAAAATCAGCCGGCGGGCACGGAGTTGAGGCGGGCGAGTGAGCTTGAGGCGGCGGCTCGGCGAGTGGCGGCCTGACGAGTGGAGGTTAGACTTGGAGGGCCTCGACGGCGGCCTACGCCATGCTGGAATCAAGGCGATCTCCGATGGGGCTACTGGTCGGCATCGACAAGGGAGATCTCCGATGGGGCGACGACGGTGAGCTCCGATGGGTCGACGAGGGAGAGCTCCGATGGGGCAGCGGCGATGAGCTCGGATTAGCGCTAGGGAGAGATTAGGAGCCATCCACAAATTAGAAAAAACGTGGACGAGGAGGTTCGGCCAATTTGAGGGGATCACTTGAGTCAGCATATTTGGAGTATATTCTGTTACGTGGATGGTACCATCCCTTTTCATTTACAACCAAACGCATCCATAATTAGGATCATCCCATCCCATCCCTTCTTTGGTCTGGAACCAAACGCACGCTAAGTCGTCCGAATATGACAGTGCCAGGTACGAAGACTGAACACATGGGGCACAAAGTCGGACCAATAGCTCATATGCGACATTTCTTCACATTCGTATCGTCAGGAGAACGCCATTTCTCGCACAAATAGCTTCCGCACGATGTTTCACAAGGCCTAATGCAAGAGATAATGTTAGCAATGTGATCCGAGCAGGGCCCACAACTTATCCACCCCAGCGCGGTACCTTCAGCTTGTCCACTGAGCGCACAGGACCTACCACATATCCACCATAGAGTGGGACCCACGACTTATCCCCCTTAGCACGGACCATGGACTGTCCACCGAGGGCGGGACCCACCACATATCCACCTCAGAGCGTGACCCATGACTTATCCAACTCAGTTTTAGTACAAGACGGGAGTCCGAGCCATCCCCGCGCTCGTGCTCTGCCGCCCCCATTGCGTACCGTTCCCCACCCATTATTCTGCTACTTCTTCTCCGACAACGAATCACAGCAACGCCGGCAGCGAGAGAGATGTTGAGCACCTCTTCAGTCCCCCGCCCCCATGCCGAGGTATGGCGTAGTGTCGATGACCGGATGCCTTGACTGCCCAGGCATCGCGTCACTGAAGCGATTGGTGACTAAGGAGAGGATAATTGAAACTATGGGCGCGAATTTGTGAAATGCGAGAGCAAGCTAGAGTTGGGAAGGTAAGATCTTATCTTCATCAAACAATTTCTCGTTGCCAATTTTTGGTTTTTGTCGttagatttgaaatttgggatttagggttaatCTTTCTGATTCTAGAATCTTAAGAAATGATGTCGTTTTGAGTAGAGGGATGAAAATATTGATAGGATTCGACTGGAGGGTGCAATTAATTTGAAGGGAAACACATATAGGGAGCACCATTTTCCGTCGGTGATGGACAAATTAGGGTCTAACATTGTTGCTACTGTGGGTGATGTGGAAGTGAAGGAAAACTTGAAGAAGTTGAGCAAGAACTTAAGAAAAATTATCGATCTAAAGAAGCATGCAAATGTGATGGCTGCTATTTTTTTATGTTTGTGTAATTGCTCTCaggtttgtgtgtttgatgatcaTTAGTCGTTAGGCATTGTAAGCAGTGTTTGTTTAATTCTCCAAGCTTTTTAACCCTAATGATATGGATGATTTGATGTGTGGATTAGACTTGAATAAAAGGCAACACGAATTCGGCCAAGTTTTATCTGTTTTTGGTTTGTTTTTGAGATCATCATTATTGAATAAAAAATCAAAGGTTGTTGTTGGGCCCTGGCACGACGACTAGTGTTGGAATAGGCTAGGCCCAAATAGAGATGGTGTGTGATAGAAAAGGCCTGGCCCAATGATAAATCTAGCATGCGTTAGTTAGTGCATTAGTTTCGGCTTAAAAAGATATGCAATATGATGGAGATGTAACATGTCAATGAAACAATTTGTGAGCTTGTTTATTTTCTTGTCCAATGTTTTCGGTTATAAAAATAATACAATATGTTATTTCACTACTATTGATCTTGTTTATTTTCTTATATAGTATGTTTTTGCCTATATTGACGCGGATTTGGGCGGTTTGAGTCTAGTTCATATTTTTTTTGTACTAGATCGGGAGTAGTATTTGAAAAATCTAAATAAAATGAACTAGACATCATTGCGAGAATGGTAAGGCAACAATCCTAACATGCTGGGGTGATTCAAATAGATGCATTCTACCAAACATTAATAACCACACATTTACAAAGAATATTCCACCATATGTACATACATAAAGATAGATATTAATCCTCCTATGCACATAGCAATAAATAATGCAATCCTAATGTACAAACATAGTCTCTCCAGCAACATACATATATACGCAGACATAATTAATGAACATGTCATTAATTTACTAATACTAATATTTCTTTAGTATCTTGATGTCCTTCCAGCGAGACTCCATGAAGCTGGAGTCGTGGTTCTGCGCATACACTCCGAACTTAAAGTAGTGTGAATCACCACCCCGGCCGGACACATGCAGCTTCTCCTCGCCATCGATGAACACGGTGAGCATAGACCCTTCGACGTCATGGACCACGTTCAATTTAAACCAACGGTCATAGATGTTGTCTTCAACGAGTTGCCTATCATAGTAACGCAACGCGCCGTTGTAAACATGCAACATGAGTGTGGTGGCCGTCTCACTGCCTCCAAAAACCTGCATGATGGACACACCCGATGTACCGGAGGGGACATAGCCGTACCCCTCGAACTGCCACACGCCTGAGCTATAGTCATATCCCTACATGTAGAAGAATAATTAATGTTAATGTATACCATCGTACAAGAAAATGTAACGATCACTACATCTTATACAAGAATATATAATGACTACTAATTATGTTGGTAAGTAACTTACTTCCATCCTGATCTCTGTTCTTGGGCTGGTGTGGCTCTGGCGGGCATGAGGCTTGTCAGAGGAAAGCACCCACAACTTCCGCACGGTGCCATCGAAGCTATACCGCGATCCACTCGCCTTGTTGTACGGTCTCTGCAGCTCAAAGTTACTCTCTTCCAGGCTCACTGCCGTGAACCCATCCGTCGGGTTGGTTGTTTTTGGTGCCCGAGCACCTCTTGCCCCAACGTATGATGAAGATGCCAACACGACAAGTAGAGCTACACAGATCCAAGACAGAGCATGAGGAGCCATGTGCACTTTATATGTGTGTGACTTCTGCTCTGCCTTCTTCAGTTGTCTACTTGTCCCTCGATGTAGAGGCTTGTGATGAGATATGGGACTAACGAGGTTCTGTGTGGCTTATATAGTTCTGGGGGCCGGATTTCCCTATACTTGGAGAAATTGGCAGCTTTCTATTCCAAACTGGAGAATTGATAGCTTAATTAAATAGTACTCTTGATGTTTACAGTTACACAAGGAGGATACGTTGAACAAGTGTGTTGAATTGAACATGGCTTTTTTTTCGAAGTGTGCTGAATTGAACATTGATTAAGTGATCAGTAGTCAGTTGAATGTTCCTTTTAGTGCGTACAAGATGAGGTTGACTGTGGCTAGCCAgttttgatttgatttgttttCGGCCAGCGGGCATTTGCGTGAGTGAATAGAGGTTTCGCCTTTCTTTTGGATGCTTCGCTGGGTCCTCCCTTCCAGCCTCGAAATTACCTTCCCAGCTGAATCTGCTCGCTAATGACAAATTCAACATCTGAGTGGTCTGAAAACAACGGTTTATGGTATGGTAACTTAGATCGATTTTGTTAGACGTTTTCTGAAAAATGCAAGATCTCAGTTGTATGAACCTCTGGAACCTAGGGGTTTCTCTATTTACAGGCTCAGTTTTTATTACTAGTAACGAATTTGCTTTCCCATCTCGGCAGGTTGCTTGATGCATATTACACTAACTTAGGCTCAGTTCTAGTAACGAATTTGCTATCGCATCAAACAGAACCTTGTATTTCCGTTGAGCAATTAATGGAAAGGGGAGTGATCCCAGGTTGAAACAATAAAATCTCGGCAGGTTGCTTGATCTAGCATAAGTCAGTGATAATTCGAGCCATGATGCGGTTCACCCTTCGCGCTCTATGGTATTATGGACCCGGCCTGAATGTAGCAGACTGGGAAGAAGGCACAATTATCTTATGTTACCAGATATTCTCTGTCTATTCTCATTTCACGTCGTAAACCATACGACGGGTTGATTACAGTCTTTTAGAGTTTGCAACAACTTCAGATCCAGCGGTTACATGTGGGCGATCCGGTGCATACAGCTGTGAACAGCTCAAACCCTTCCCCCAAATTAAACTGCCGTGTCGTTCACGAGGCACGCGGAAGAACACTTTCACCGTTTGAATTACCGTCCATAACACGAAAATAACAACGTGCCGTCAATGCTAATTACCGCCTCTTCAATCGAACACTTTCAATACAACAGTGCAGCCATACAAAAAGTTTAACTTTTCACGGGGCCATGGGCGTACGCGGGCCGGCGTCTCTGCCTGCGTTTTGATCCAGCATGCAATATGCATCCACAAAAGTTCTATGGTACTAGCTTTAGGAGAGATCATCGATCACTGCTACTGTGCTACATATATATGCATACAAGCTAGTAGTCGTTTTTTTTTTGCCTTTAATTTTTATAGATATATATGTACATGCATCGATCTTGCATTTTTCAAAAGCCTCCAGAAAGTTCTAATGAATCACTTTAAGTTACTAATCCATGGAACTTCTTAATTATTCTGGAGAACGTACGATCTGGTGTTTATTTTGGATATATAGCGAGCCGGTTCAGCAGTGTAGGTAATTTCGGCTTAAAGGGAGCACTCAACGATGCATCCAGAAGAGAGGAAATCAACTTAGGCTGATGCAGGCTAAAAACAAGTCTAATCTAAACTGGCTAGCTACTCAGTCAATCTTATCGTGTACGCATGAGAAATGAATATTACAGTAAATAGTGGTCAGTTCATAGAAAAATCCATCGCATTTTACCCAACGTATCCTCTATTTGTAAACATCACGATCGAGTACTATTTAATTACTTATACTGTCAATTCTCGAGTTTAGAGAAGAAATCTCTCCAAGTATACTGAGTTCCGGACCCAAGAACTACATAAACCACAGGAACCTGATGATTAGTCTCACATCTCACCACAAGCCTCTGCGTCGGCAGACAACTGCAGAAGGCAAAGCAGCAGCTACAGACATATAAAGTACAGATGGCTCCTCATGCTTTGTCTTGGGTTAGTGTGTCTATGATTATCTTCATGGTGTCATCGTCGTGTGTCGCGGCGAGGAGCGCACGGGCACCCAAAATCTCCGACCCGACGAGCGGGTTTACGGCTGTGAGCCTTGACCAGAGCAACTTTGAGCTACAGCGACCGTACGACGAGGCAAGCGATGCACGGTACAGCTTCGACGGCACTGTGCGCAAGCTGTGGGTGCTCTCTTCCGACAAGCCACACGCCCGCCAGAGCCACACCATGCCAAGAACAGAGATCAAGATGTCTGTAAGTTAACTACCGACATAACTTTCGGTTGATTGCATCTTTGTTATGTAGGGGTATATGTATTGCGGGGTTTTGATGCAGTAAAAAATCATTTATCAAAAAATACCAACATAACTAATATAATTATCGAATATATATTTCGGTATAAGATCTAGTGAATTGCTGATATGTTACTTTCGATATTCTTCTACCTGCAGGGGTACGACTATAGCTCGGGGGTGTGGCAGTTCGAGGGCTATGGCTATGTCCCCTCCGGCACATCAGGTGTGTGCATCATGCAGGTGTTTGGAGCTAGTGAGGCAGCCAGCACGCTCATGTTACACGTCTACGACGGTGCTTTGCGTTACTACAACAGGCAGCTCGTCGAGGACAACATCTACAACCGGTGGTTTAAATTGAATGTGGTTCATGACGTCGAAGCATCCAAGCTCACTGTGTATATCGATGGTGAGGAGAAGCTGCATGTCAATGGCCGTGGTAGCAACACACACTACTTCAAGTTCGGCGTGTATGCGCAGCGCCACGACTCTAACCGCATGGAGTCTCACTGGAAGGACGTGAGGATTCTCAAGAAGCACTAGAATTGGTTATGTTAGCATATATGTATATTGCTGGAGTGGCCATAGTATATGCTTTGTTCATATTTATTTTGATATCTATTTCTTATTACTATGCGTGGATATTTTCTCTCATGCATATATGACGagtagtatgtatatacatgcacAATGTTCTTTTTAATGTATATATAAGAGTTGGCGTATATATGACAATCCGTGTATGTCCCAATGCTCCAGTTCGACCCAACTAGATAGGAAGCACGGCTTGCCTTGCGGTGTCTGTGGTTTCTCCGGAGTTATTTCGTTAGGACATATGTTCGACCAAATTGATGAACAATCTTTCTCATATTATGTTGTTGTTTTTTTGGATGTTCTTGTATTGTTCTCTTTTATTGCTGAATTCAACTTTTAAAATGCATGAGCAACAAAGAGAGTGACCATACTATGGAAGCATAAATATTTGAGATCATGTTACAACGCAAGGAGCGATCTAGAGATACACCACATGATCcaccaaacaacaaaaatatgtgaACTCATTAATTGTGTAATATAGTATTTTCCTTCTCCATAAGAACGGGCGAAGAGGGTAAAGACAATCACTAAGCCATAGTCAGGCTAACAAGAGCCTTACATCTGCCTCACTAGATGGCAAAttgcactagaaacaatttccgtGGCACTCAGCCGCCACCAGAGAAATAGTCACCAACAAAACTCCTTTTGCTGCTATCATTTTCTCGTAAAGGGGCAACACCGCTTCTGCACCAGTCGATGCATACAACCGTTTGTTTCATTATTAAAGATAACAAAGTATATCACCTTATTACACCCTGAAATCTATTGAAGGACGCTTATAAATTGCGCCACAATAGATTAAACGGCTGTACCTATAACAATCGTGGTAGGTATATGCTATCCCAACATTAGTTCTTGTTGTGCTATGTATGAATGGGAATGTGTAAATATAAAATTTGGATCAATATTCCATACATCGGTATTATTAGACATTCAGTTTCAATATTCATTCGTTCATATCGTAATATATTAAATCTAAAAGAGAAAAAAGGGAGCTTCGTGCTCTTCATCCTTCAACAGGTTCTAAATCTGAAAAGCTATCTACAAAGAAGTAGGGTTTAATTTTTTGTGGCCAAAGAAGATCGTCCACCTTGATTAGGATCTTCTTTGTTTGCCTTGGGGACAATTGTTTttcctggggggggggggggggggggggggggggatgttaTGTTTCGTGATACCATCTTAATAATTTATAGCTAAGATTTCACATAAGATTGCTCGGTACGTGACAGATTCCATGCCAATCACCACCTAGAAAAAAACAACTCCCATAATAGAGTCCCATTTTTTTGAAACCATAATATACTAAGTCAGCAAGctacctcattaaaaaccttccagtccccttaggtacTCTGGTAATGAAAAGAGTGCATCGGAAATTGAtgtgtgcagttaacacacgtccgttgggaaccccatgaggaaggtgtgatgcatacagtagcaagttttccctcagtaagaaaccaaggttatcgaaccagtaggagtcaaggaacacgtgaaggttgttggtgacggagtgtagtgcggcgcaacaccaggaattccggcgccaacgtggaacctgcacaacacaatcaaagtacttttccctaacgtaacagtgaggttgtcaatctcaccggcttgctgaaaacaaagtattgaccgtatagtgtggaagatgatgtttgtttgcgaagaacagtaaagaacaagtattgcagtagattgtatttcagatgtaaagaatggaccggggtccacagttcactagtggtgtctctcccataagataaatagcatgttgggtgaacgaattacagttgggcaattgacaaataaagaaggcataacaatgcacatacatatatcatgatgagtactatgagatttaatcagggcattacgacaaagtacatagaccgctatccagcatgcatctatgcctaaaaagtccactttcaggttatcatccgaaccccttccggtattaagttgcaaacaacagacaattgcattaagtatggtgcgtaatgtaatcaacaaaaatatccttagacaaagcatcgatgttttatccctagtggcaacagcacatccacaaccttagaactttctgtcactgtcccagattcaatggaggcatgaacccactatcgagcataaatactccctcttggagttacaagtatcaacttggccagagcctctactagcaacggagagcatgcaagaacataaacaacatatatgatagattgataatcaacttgacatagtattccatattaatcggatcccaacaaacacaacatgtagcattacaaatagatgatcttgatcatgataggcagctcacaagatctaacatgatagcacaatgaggagaagacaaccatctagctactgctatggacccatagtccaggggtgaactactcacacatcgatccggaggcgatcagggcgatgaagagtcctccgggagatgattcccctctccggcagggtgccggaggcgatctcctgaatcccctgagatgggattggcggcggctgcgtctctggaaggttttccgtatcgtggctctcggtacagagggtttcgcgacgaaggctttaagtaggcggaagggcggagtcggagggctgacaggggccccacacgctagggcggtgcggccccacccttggccgcgcggccctggtgtggcggcgcctcgtcgcccacttcgtaatcctttcggtcttctggaagcttcgtggaaaaataagaccctgggcgttgatttcgtccaattccgagaatatttcctttgtaggatttctgaaacca
It includes:
- the LOC127349006 gene encoding citrate-binding protein-like translates to MAPHALSWICVALLVVLASSSYVGARGARAPKTTNPTDGFTAVSLEESNFELQRPYNKASGSRYSFDGTVRKLWVLSSDKPHARQSHTSPRTEIRMEGYDYSSGVWQFEGYGYVPSGTSGVSIMQVFGGSETATTLMLHVYNGALRYYDRQLVEDNIYDRWFKLNVVHDVEGSMLTVFIDGEEKLHVSGRGGDSHYFKFGVYAQNHDSSFMESRWKDIKILKKY
- the LOC127347767 gene encoding citrate-binding protein-like, with translation MAPHALSWVSVSMIIFMVSSSCVAARSARAPKISDPTSGFTAVSLDQSNFELQRPYDEASDARYSFDGTVRKLWVLSSDKPHARQSHTMPRTEIKMSGYDYSSGVWQFEGYGYVPSGTSGVCIMQVFGASEAASTLMLHVYDGALRYYNRQLVEDNIYNRWFKLNVVHDVEASKLTVYIDGEEKLHVNGRGSNTHYFKFGVYAQRHDSNRMESHWKDVRILKKH